Proteins encoded within one genomic window of Amorphoplanes friuliensis DSM 7358:
- a CDS encoding NUDIX hydrolase — MTFIDRRAARVLLIDAAERALLLRGSDPARPGERWWFTPGGGLAEGETPVQGAARELHEETGLKVEPSALGEPVFHEITEFSYNNRQYRQEQDFFLFRVPDWQVDTAGFDDDERRTITEHRWWSAPELDATTEQIFPLGLADLLRRVV; from the coding sequence GTGACGTTCATCGACCGGCGGGCCGCACGGGTGCTCCTCATCGACGCCGCCGAGCGTGCTCTCCTGCTGCGGGGCAGCGATCCGGCCCGGCCGGGGGAGCGTTGGTGGTTCACCCCCGGCGGCGGCCTGGCCGAGGGTGAGACGCCCGTGCAGGGTGCGGCCCGTGAGCTCCACGAGGAGACCGGGCTGAAGGTCGAGCCGAGCGCTCTCGGCGAGCCGGTGTTCCACGAGATCACCGAGTTCAGCTACAACAACCGGCAATATCGCCAGGAGCAGGACTTCTTCCTGTTCCGCGTGCCGGACTGGCAGGTCGACACCGCCGGCTTCGACGACGACGAGCGGCGCACCATCACCGAGCACCGCTGGTGGTCCGCCCCCGAGCTCGACGCCACGACCGAGCAGATCTTCCCCCTCGGCCTCGCCGATCTGCTGCGGCGGGTCGTCTGA
- a CDS encoding aminotransferase class V-fold PLP-dependent enzyme, giving the protein MSVGDPPPAIPGARLLFSLDAATAYLNHGSFGAVPIGVQRAQQRLRDEIDRNPMSFFVHPGLTDRIVHTRRHLAAFLGADPDGSALVPNVTAAVSLVLQSVRLTSGDEVLLTDHGYGANAFAVRRQCRRDGATARTVALPLDATDAEVVSRIRNALRPGKTKLLVVDQITSPTAKVLPVREIAAAAREHDIPVLVDAAHVPGMLDVDVERIGADFWVGNLHKWAFAPRSTALLAVAPAWRRRIEPLIVSWEQESGFPMAVEFQGTIDYTPWLAAPAGLFTLRTLGLDTVRAHNAALAAYGQRVVGESLGLAPTDLPDPGAAEASMRILPLPSGLATTQPEAHALRQMVADKLATEVAINAWGGRGWLRLSAQVYNRPDEFENLAERLPPLLAGLR; this is encoded by the coding sequence GTGAGCGTCGGAGATCCGCCCCCGGCCATCCCGGGAGCGCGGCTCCTCTTCTCCCTGGATGCGGCCACCGCCTATCTCAACCACGGCTCGTTCGGCGCCGTCCCGATCGGGGTGCAGCGTGCCCAGCAGCGGCTGCGGGACGAGATCGACCGCAATCCGATGTCGTTCTTCGTGCATCCGGGGCTGACCGACCGGATCGTCCATACGCGACGGCATCTCGCGGCTTTTCTGGGTGCGGACCCGGACGGCAGCGCCCTGGTGCCGAACGTGACCGCGGCCGTCTCCCTGGTGCTGCAGTCGGTGCGGCTCACCTCCGGTGACGAGGTGCTGCTCACCGATCACGGGTACGGCGCGAACGCTTTTGCGGTGCGGCGGCAGTGCCGGCGTGACGGGGCCACGGCGCGGACGGTCGCCCTGCCGCTGGACGCAACCGACGCCGAGGTCGTCTCCCGCATCCGCAACGCGTTGCGCCCCGGCAAGACCAAGCTCCTGGTCGTCGACCAGATCACCTCCCCCACCGCCAAGGTCCTTCCGGTACGCGAGATCGCCGCGGCCGCCCGTGAGCACGACATCCCCGTGCTCGTCGACGCGGCGCACGTGCCGGGGATGCTCGACGTCGACGTGGAGCGGATCGGCGCCGATTTCTGGGTGGGGAACCTGCACAAGTGGGCCTTCGCCCCCCGGAGCACCGCGCTGCTGGCGGTGGCGCCGGCCTGGCGCCGCCGCATCGAGCCGCTGATCGTCTCGTGGGAGCAGGAGTCGGGTTTCCCGATGGCGGTGGAGTTCCAGGGGACGATCGATTACACGCCGTGGCTCGCCGCACCCGCCGGCCTCTTCACCCTGCGCACTCTCGGGCTCGACACGGTCCGGGCGCACAACGCGGCCCTGGCGGCGTACGGGCAGAGGGTTGTCGGTGAGAGCCTCGGTCTCGCGCCGACCGACCTGCCGGACCCGGGCGCGGCCGAGGCGTCCATGCGGATCCTGCCGTTGCCGAGCGGGCTCGCCACCACGCAGCCGGAGGCGCACGCGCTGCGGCAGATGGTCGCCGACAAGCTGGCCACCGAGGTGGCGATCAACGCCTGGGGCGGTCGTGGCTGGCTCCGGCTGAGCGCGCAGGTCTACAACCGCCCGGACGAGTTCGAGAACCTCGCGGAACGCCTGCCGCCCCTGCTCGCCGGGCTGCGCTGA
- the lepB gene encoding signal peptidase I: protein MIDEQAEEKRKGSFWRELPILLGVAILVAVLVRAFVLQTFYIPSPSMEHTLNVWDRVLVNKLVYDFRDPRRGEIVVFKAPTDWQSGTEGEDFIKRIIGVGGDHLVCCDDQERLIVNGHSLDEPYIYKDADGKQDPAADEKFDITVPAGRLWVMGDHRSASGDSLEHWEQTEDIQAATIESESIVGRAFTIFWPIGRATWLSVPKGFDGVPNAAPAN, encoded by the coding sequence GTGATTGACGAGCAAGCCGAAGAGAAGCGCAAGGGATCGTTCTGGCGCGAGCTGCCGATCCTGCTGGGTGTGGCGATCCTCGTCGCCGTCCTGGTGCGGGCGTTCGTTCTGCAGACCTTCTACATCCCGTCGCCCTCGATGGAGCACACGCTCAACGTCTGGGACAGGGTGCTGGTCAACAAGCTCGTTTACGACTTCCGGGACCCCCGCCGGGGCGAGATCGTGGTCTTCAAGGCCCCGACCGACTGGCAGAGCGGCACCGAGGGCGAGGACTTCATCAAGCGCATCATCGGCGTCGGCGGCGACCACCTGGTCTGCTGCGACGACCAGGAACGCCTGATCGTCAACGGCCACTCGCTGGACGAGCCGTACATCTACAAGGACGCCGACGGTAAGCAGGACCCGGCTGCCGACGAGAAGTTCGACATCACCGTGCCGGCCGGGCGCCTCTGGGTCATGGGTGACCACCGGTCCGCCTCCGGCGACTCCCTGGAGCACTGGGAGCAGACCGAGGACATCCAGGCCGCGACGATCGAGTCCGAGTCGATCGTCGGCCGGGCGTTCACGATCTTCTGGCCCATCGGCCGGGCGACCTGGCTCTCGGTGCCCAAGGGATTCGACGGCGTCCCGAACGCCGCCCCGGCCAACTGA
- a CDS encoding tyrosine recombinase XerC, with the protein MIGDVSTREVHEALPVALREAVDDFGHHLASVDNRSAHTVRAYVGDVVSLLDHAAQVGCAAPADLDLGVVRGWLAQRMSDGAARTSQARRAAAARTFTAWAHRSGLAPADVGASLASPKAHRDLPSVLRADQAADLVVSTGDAHAVRDRAVLELLYATGVRVSELCGLDVADLDESRRVVRVFGKGAKERVVPYGIPAQKALDEWLRHGRAAVAIKGSGDALFLGARGGRLQQTVVRRIVAAAAQASGLPHTSPHDLRHSAATHLLDGGADLRAVQDLLGHASLSSTQIYTHVSTERLRAAFKQAHPRA; encoded by the coding sequence ATGATAGGTGACGTGAGCACCCGTGAGGTTCATGAGGCGTTGCCGGTCGCGTTGCGGGAGGCCGTGGACGACTTCGGGCATCATCTGGCCAGTGTTGACAACCGGTCGGCGCACACCGTGCGGGCGTACGTGGGTGATGTTGTGTCGCTGCTCGATCATGCGGCGCAGGTGGGCTGTGCGGCGCCGGCCGATCTTGATCTTGGGGTGGTGCGGGGGTGGCTGGCGCAGCGGATGAGTGATGGGGCTGCGCGCACCTCGCAGGCACGCCGGGCTGCGGCCGCGCGGACGTTCACCGCGTGGGCGCATCGGTCGGGGCTGGCGCCGGCCGACGTGGGGGCGTCGCTGGCCAGCCCCAAGGCGCATCGTGATCTTCCGTCGGTGTTGCGTGCCGATCAGGCGGCGGACCTGGTTGTCTCCACCGGCGACGCCCACGCCGTCCGGGATCGGGCGGTCCTCGAGCTGCTCTACGCAACCGGCGTACGTGTGAGCGAGCTCTGCGGCCTCGACGTCGCCGACCTGGACGAGAGCCGCCGTGTTGTCCGCGTCTTCGGCAAGGGCGCCAAGGAGCGTGTGGTTCCCTACGGCATCCCCGCTCAGAAGGCCCTCGACGAGTGGCTGCGGCACGGGCGGGCCGCCGTGGCGATCAAGGGCAGTGGTGACGCGCTCTTCCTGGGCGCGCGGGGTGGCCGGCTGCAGCAGACCGTCGTCCGGCGGATCGTGGCCGCGGCGGCGCAGGCTTCCGGGCTGCCGCACACCAGTCCGCACGATCTGCGCCACTCCGCGGCCACGCACCTGCTGGATGGCGGCGCCGACCTGCGGGCGGTGCAGGATCTGCTCGGGCACGCCTCGTTGTCGAGCACGCAGATCTACACGCATGTGTCCACCGAGCGGCTCCGGGCGGCCTTCAAGCAGGCCCATCCCCGCGCCTGA
- a CDS encoding DUF6636 domain-containing protein, with protein sequence MVSARVLLTSVLALSACSGPSTSPDPPTASAGFGNAPATSAAFTSPSGNIGCYVDRDGARCDIVKKSWKPPAKPSDCDLAWGSSISLNSSSQQPMFTCAGDTVLGADKILNYGETIQVGDLRCDSTSQRTRCEDTGTGHGFTLAIEQYTIF encoded by the coding sequence ATGGTTTCGGCACGTGTACTTCTGACGTCGGTGCTCGCCCTGAGCGCCTGCTCGGGCCCGTCCACCTCACCCGACCCGCCCACCGCCAGCGCCGGCTTCGGCAACGCCCCAGCAACGTCAGCCGCGTTCACGTCCCCGTCGGGCAACATCGGCTGCTACGTCGACCGGGACGGGGCCCGCTGCGACATCGTCAAGAAGTCGTGGAAGCCGCCCGCCAAGCCGTCCGACTGCGATCTGGCCTGGGGCTCCAGCATCTCCCTGAACAGCTCATCCCAGCAACCGATGTTCACCTGCGCCGGCGACACGGTGCTCGGCGCCGACAAAATCCTGAACTACGGCGAAACCATTCAGGTCGGTGACCTTCGGTGCGACAGCACCAGCCAACGCACCCGCTGCGAGGACACAGGGACCGGCCACGGCTTCACGCTCGCGATCGAGCAGTACACGATCTTCTGA
- a CDS encoding DUF402 domain-containing protein, producing MRFAPGREVLYRNIDGPRLASVRPCRVVSDDNRGLLLWLARGSAVLVEVAEDGRGIRDMPFTEWVGLPTEVVPVTWQGPGLLKFIPPDADHSVWFFRDDAGTFTNWYVNLEDRALRWDDGHIAGVDVIDQDLDIVVRPDRSWVWKDEDEFTERLALPEHYWVRDETAVRDEGLRVIKQIEAGEFPFDGTWTDFRPDPAWSPFAEVPPGWDRPPVPR from the coding sequence GTGAGGTTCGCACCGGGCCGCGAGGTCCTCTACCGCAACATCGACGGCCCCCGGCTCGCGTCCGTGCGACCGTGCCGGGTGGTCAGCGACGACAACCGCGGGCTGCTGCTCTGGCTGGCCCGCGGCTCGGCGGTGCTCGTCGAGGTGGCGGAGGACGGCCGCGGCATCCGGGACATGCCGTTCACCGAGTGGGTCGGTCTGCCCACCGAGGTCGTCCCGGTGACCTGGCAGGGGCCGGGCCTGCTCAAGTTCATCCCGCCGGACGCCGACCACTCGGTCTGGTTCTTCCGTGACGACGCCGGCACCTTCACCAACTGGTACGTCAACCTCGAGGACCGCGCGCTGCGCTGGGACGACGGGCACATCGCGGGCGTCGACGTGATCGACCAGGACCTCGACATCGTGGTCCGGCCCGACCGGTCGTGGGTGTGGAAGGACGAGGACGAGTTCACCGAACGCCTCGCCCTCCCGGAGCACTACTGGGTGCGGGACGAGACCGCCGTCCGGGACGAGGGACTGCGGGTGATCAAGCAGATCGAGGCGGGGGAGTTCCCCTTCGACGGCACCTGGACGGACTTCCGGCCCGACCCCGCCTGGTCGCCGTTCGCCGAGGTCCCGCCCGGCTGGGACCGCCCGCCCGTTCCCCGCTGA
- a CDS encoding M23 family metallopeptidase, producing MRPASAAAELSTGRVAAVPGSEHDAGMHLLLPALLILLGAPALGLPSPGLPASASARPSAGVPLSAFRWPVAGAAVVRRFDPPPQPWLAGHRGVDLAAAPGVPVGASGAGTIVFAGTVAGRGVVSVAHPGGLRTTYEPVTAADLQPGDAVAAGDALGTLEAAHPGCPAAACLHWGLRRGTEYLDPLTLLGLGRVRLRPL from the coding sequence ATGAGGCCGGCTTCGGCGGCAGCTGAGTTATCCACAGGGCGGGTCGCGGCCGTCCCTGGATCAGAGCACGATGCCGGCATGCATTTGCTGCTCCCGGCCCTGCTGATCCTCCTCGGTGCTCCGGCTCTCGGCCTGCCTTCGCCTGGCCTGCCGGCTTCGGCTTCTGCTCGGCCGTCGGCCGGCGTGCCGCTTTCTGCTTTTCGGTGGCCCGTGGCCGGGGCTGCTGTGGTCCGGCGCTTCGATCCGCCGCCGCAGCCCTGGCTGGCCGGCCATCGTGGTGTCGACCTGGCCGCGGCTCCGGGCGTCCCGGTGGGGGCATCGGGCGCCGGCACGATCGTTTTTGCCGGGACGGTGGCCGGGCGGGGCGTGGTCAGCGTCGCGCATCCCGGCGGTCTGCGGACCACCTACGAGCCGGTCACCGCGGCTGATCTCCAACCGGGCGATGCGGTGGCGGCCGGTGACGCGCTCGGGACCCTCGAAGCGGCCCATCCGGGCTGTCCCGCGGCCGCCTGCCTGCACTGGGGCCTGCGCCGCGGCACCGAATATCTTGACCCGCTCACCCTGCTGGGCCTCGGCCGTGTCCGACTGCGCCCGCTATGA
- the lepB gene encoding signal peptidase I → MEPMQGYRASSSGRRRGRVIRRKEMPLWQELPLLLVVAFCLAVLIRTFLVQAFYIPSGSMENTLAIKDRVLVNKVVYDMRDPLRGEIVVFRGTDNWAPEQPLDPVSNTFGAKLGRTIGDLVGVSRPGERDFIKRVIGLPGDKVACCDDQGRITVNGEPIDEPYIFENSPLEAPPNPRQCTSRRFAEVTIPAGEMFVMGDHRMVSQDARCQGPVPIDNIIGRAFVVVWPTKHFTSLSVPDNWKAYGEAHPVAAAPAGVYPAREPDPGTVAVMLPFLLSVGVSARSGLWLRLRRRRLRS, encoded by the coding sequence GTGGAACCGATGCAGGGGTATCGAGCCTCCTCCTCCGGGCGTCGCCGCGGGCGGGTGATCCGCCGCAAGGAGATGCCCCTCTGGCAGGAGTTGCCGCTGCTTCTTGTGGTCGCGTTCTGCCTCGCCGTGCTGATCCGCACGTTCCTGGTGCAGGCGTTCTACATCCCGTCCGGCTCGATGGAGAACACCCTCGCGATCAAGGACCGCGTCCTGGTCAACAAGGTCGTCTACGACATGCGTGACCCGCTGCGGGGCGAGATCGTCGTCTTCCGCGGCACCGACAACTGGGCGCCCGAGCAGCCGCTCGATCCGGTCAGCAACACCTTCGGCGCCAAGCTCGGCCGCACGATCGGCGACCTCGTCGGTGTCAGCCGTCCGGGCGAACGTGACTTCATCAAACGGGTGATCGGTCTGCCGGGTGACAAGGTCGCCTGCTGCGACGATCAGGGCCGGATCACGGTCAACGGCGAGCCGATCGACGAGCCGTACATCTTCGAGAATTCACCCCTCGAGGCCCCGCCCAACCCGCGCCAGTGCACCAGCCGCCGCTTCGCCGAGGTGACCATCCCCGCGGGTGAGATGTTCGTCATGGGCGACCACCGCATGGTGTCCCAGGACGCCCGCTGCCAGGGGCCGGTCCCGATCGACAACATCATCGGCCGCGCCTTCGTCGTGGTCTGGCCGACCAAGCACTTCACCAGCCTCTCCGTCCCCGACAACTGGAAGGCCTACGGCGAGGCCCACCCCGTCGCGGCCGCCCCGGCGGGTGTTTATCCGGCTCGTGAGCCGGATCCCGGCACCGTTGCCGTTATGCTGCCGTTCCTCTTAAGTGTCGGCGTATCCGCGCGTTCCGGACTGTGGTTGCGGCTGCGGCGACGTAGGCTCCGTTCGTGA
- a CDS encoding RNA-binding protein, whose amino-acid sequence MPAPTRTDGALRPALEHLVKGIVDNPDDVRVRLVDSRRGKRLEVRVHPEDLGTVIGRGGRTAKALRQVIGSIGGRGIRVDIVDAY is encoded by the coding sequence GTGCCGGCGCCGACGCGAACTGACGGGGCGCTCCGGCCCGCGCTGGAGCACCTCGTCAAGGGCATCGTCGACAACCCGGACGACGTCCGGGTCCGGCTGGTCGACTCGCGCCGCGGTAAGCGGCTCGAGGTGCGCGTCCACCCCGAGGACCTGGGAACGGTCATCGGGCGGGGCGGGCGCACGGCCAAGGCGCTGCGTCAGGTCATCGGGTCGATCGGTGGGCGCGGCATCCGCGTCGACATCGTCGACGCGTACTGA
- the rplS gene encoding 50S ribosomal protein L19 — MNTLDALDAQSRRTDIPDFRAGDTVKVHVRVVEGNRSRVQVFQGVVISRQGGGLRETFKVRKISFGVGVERTYPINSPQLDRIEVVTRGDVRRAKLYYLRELRGKKAKIKELREKQTVS, encoded by the coding sequence ATGAACACGCTGGACGCACTCGACGCCCAGTCGCGGCGCACCGACATCCCTGACTTCCGGGCCGGTGACACCGTCAAGGTGCACGTCCGGGTCGTCGAGGGCAACCGTTCCCGTGTCCAGGTCTTCCAGGGCGTCGTGATCAGCCGCCAGGGTGGCGGGCTGCGCGAGACCTTCAAGGTCCGGAAGATCAGCTTCGGCGTCGGTGTCGAGCGGACCTACCCCATCAACAGCCCGCAGCTCGACCGCATCGAGGTCGTGACCCGCGGTGATGTGCGACGCGCCAAGCTCTACTACCTCCGCGAGCTCCGTGGCAAGAAGGCCAAGATCAAGGAGCTCCGCGAGAAGCAGACCGTCAGCTGA
- the trmD gene encoding tRNA (guanosine(37)-N1)-methyltransferase TrmD codes for MRVDIVSIFPDYFAPLDLSLIGKARGSGLLDLAVHDLRTWTSDVHRTVDDSPYGGGPGMVMRPEPWAAAFDAVARPESVLVVPSPVGKPFTQAAAHELAALPHLIFACGRYEGIDQRVLEDAADRMPVREVSLGDYVLFGGEVAVIVIMEAITRLLPGVLGNADSLTEESHAAGLLEAPVYTKPAVWRDRAVPEVLRSGDHGRIARWRRTESLVRTATRRPDMFAAYPGEQLDKKDRAALDEAGFQITPPGVAK; via the coding sequence GTGCGCGTCGACATCGTCTCGATCTTCCCGGACTACTTCGCCCCGCTGGACCTGTCGCTGATCGGCAAGGCGCGGGGCTCCGGGCTCCTCGACCTGGCCGTGCACGATCTGCGTACCTGGACCTCCGACGTGCACCGCACGGTCGACGACAGCCCGTACGGCGGCGGCCCGGGCATGGTGATGCGTCCGGAGCCGTGGGCGGCCGCGTTCGACGCTGTGGCCCGCCCCGAGTCGGTGCTGGTCGTGCCGTCACCGGTCGGGAAGCCGTTCACCCAGGCCGCCGCGCACGAGCTGGCCGCACTGCCGCACCTGATCTTCGCCTGCGGCCGGTACGAGGGCATCGACCAGCGGGTGCTCGAGGACGCCGCCGACCGCATGCCGGTCCGGGAGGTCTCGCTCGGCGACTACGTGCTCTTCGGCGGTGAGGTCGCGGTCATCGTGATCATGGAAGCGATCACCCGACTGCTGCCCGGGGTGCTCGGCAACGCCGACTCGCTGACCGAGGAGTCGCACGCCGCCGGGCTGCTGGAGGCGCCCGTCTACACCAAGCCGGCCGTCTGGCGGGACCGGGCGGTGCCCGAGGTGCTGCGGTCCGGCGACCACGGGCGGATCGCGCGCTGGAGGCGTACGGAATCCCTGGTCAGGACGGCCACCCGGCGCCCGGACATGTTCGCGGCCTACCCGGGTGAGCAGCTCGACAAGAAGGACCGGGCGGCGCTGGACGAGGCCGGATTTCAGATCACGCCCCCGGGTGTGGCAAAGTAG
- the proS gene encoding proline--tRNA ligase — translation MARVLTPRAEDFPRWYQDLIAKAQLADNGPVRGTMVIRPAGYAIWEHMQADMDLRIKEAGAQNAYFPLFIPESYLRREAEHVEGFSPELAVVTHAGGKQLAEPLVVRPTSETVIGEFMAKWVDSYRDLPLLLNQWANIVRWELRPRTFLRTTEFLWQEGHTAHATEEDARRYAREIHKTVYEEFMVNMLAIPVVPGRKTKGERFAGATNTMTVEAMMGDTKALQMGTSHELGQNFAKAFDITYSSSAGKVEHAWTTSWGTSTRMMGGLIMVHGDDNGLRLPPRIAPIQAQVMVIKAGEGVVEAAANLRDELKAAGVRVKLDDRADIPFGRRAVDAELQGIPVRIEVGPRDLAAGNAVVARRIDGTKSPIALGDVVADVVSALKADQQRMYDDALTFREANTVDVKTLGDAIEAAQTGWARVPWSAVGTDGEAEANGKAVTVRCLFREDGSMPDTDDEPNLVAILARSY, via the coding sequence ATGGCTCGCGTGCTCACTCCCCGTGCGGAGGACTTTCCCCGCTGGTACCAGGACCTCATCGCCAAGGCCCAGCTGGCCGACAACGGCCCGGTGCGCGGGACGATGGTGATCCGGCCGGCCGGTTACGCCATCTGGGAGCACATGCAGGCCGACATGGACCTGCGGATCAAGGAGGCGGGGGCGCAGAACGCGTACTTCCCGCTCTTCATCCCCGAGAGCTACCTGCGCCGTGAGGCCGAGCACGTGGAGGGCTTCTCCCCGGAGCTCGCCGTGGTCACCCACGCCGGTGGCAAGCAGCTCGCCGAGCCGCTGGTCGTGCGTCCCACCAGCGAGACCGTCATCGGTGAGTTCATGGCCAAGTGGGTCGACTCCTACCGGGACCTGCCGCTGCTGCTCAACCAGTGGGCCAACATCGTCCGCTGGGAGCTGCGCCCGCGGACGTTCCTGCGGACCACCGAGTTCCTCTGGCAGGAGGGTCACACGGCCCACGCCACCGAAGAGGACGCCCGCCGCTACGCGCGTGAGATCCACAAGACGGTCTACGAAGAGTTCATGGTCAACATGCTGGCCATCCCGGTCGTGCCGGGCCGCAAGACCAAGGGTGAGCGGTTCGCCGGCGCCACCAACACCATGACCGTCGAGGCCATGATGGGCGACACCAAGGCGCTGCAGATGGGCACGTCGCACGAGCTCGGGCAGAACTTCGCCAAGGCGTTCGACATCACCTACTCGTCCTCGGCGGGCAAGGTCGAGCACGCGTGGACGACGTCGTGGGGCACCTCCACCCGGATGATGGGTGGCCTGATCATGGTGCACGGCGACGACAACGGCCTGCGCCTGCCGCCGCGGATCGCGCCGATCCAGGCCCAGGTCATGGTGATCAAGGCCGGCGAGGGTGTCGTCGAGGCGGCGGCCAACCTCCGCGACGAGCTCAAGGCGGCCGGCGTCCGCGTCAAGCTCGACGACCGCGCCGACATCCCGTTCGGCCGCCGGGCCGTCGACGCCGAGCTCCAGGGCATTCCGGTACGCATCGAGGTCGGCCCGCGTGACCTCGCCGCCGGCAACGCCGTGGTGGCCCGGCGCATCGACGGCACCAAGTCGCCGATCGCCCTGGGTGACGTCGTCGCCGACGTGGTCAGTGCCCTCAAGGCCGACCAGCAGCGCATGTACGACGACGCGCTGACCTTCCGCGAGGCGAACACCGTGGACGTCAAGACGCTCGGTGACGCGATCGAGGCCGCGCAGACCGGCTGGGCACGCGTTCCGTGGTCGGCGGTCGGCACCGACGGTGAGGCTGAGGCAAACGGCAAGGCGGTGACCGTGCGTTGCCTGTTCCGCGAGGACGGGTCGATGCCCGACACCGACGACGAGCCGAACCTGGTCGCGATCCTGGCGCGTTCGTACTGA
- a CDS encoding ribonuclease HII, whose protein sequence is MLSPPRTVVRREGGLYALERALQRRGFRHVAGADEAGRGACAGPLVAAAAILPEGKRGEIDELADSKLLTAAARERVYAEVVARALAWSVVIIPPAEVDGRGLHVCNLAAMRRALASLTTRPEYVLTDGFPVDGLGAPGLAVWKGDRVAACVAAASVLAKVTRDRLMVELDGRFPDYGFAVHKGYITDEHSAALTRHGPCAEHRFSYVNVAAVSGRGNRPPRARRPANLPADTAEPLMLWPAVEGTVGVASGEQPRPPVPVGEDEAMEGEKR, encoded by the coding sequence ATGCTGAGCCCACCCCGGACGGTCGTGCGACGCGAAGGCGGCCTCTACGCCCTCGAGCGCGCCCTGCAACGCCGCGGCTTCCGGCACGTCGCCGGCGCCGACGAGGCGGGCCGTGGCGCGTGCGCCGGGCCGCTCGTGGCCGCCGCCGCGATCCTCCCCGAGGGCAAGCGCGGCGAGATCGACGAGCTGGCCGACTCCAAGCTGCTCACCGCGGCCGCCCGTGAACGCGTCTACGCCGAGGTGGTCGCCCGCGCGCTGGCCTGGTCCGTCGTGATCATCCCGCCCGCGGAGGTCGACGGTCGCGGCCTCCACGTCTGCAACCTCGCCGCGATGCGCCGCGCGCTCGCGTCACTGACCACCCGCCCCGAGTACGTCCTCACCGACGGATTCCCGGTCGACGGTCTCGGCGCACCCGGACTCGCCGTCTGGAAAGGCGACCGTGTCGCGGCCTGCGTGGCGGCGGCCAGCGTGCTCGCCAAGGTCACCCGGGACCGCCTGATGGTCGAGCTCGACGGCCGGTTCCCGGACTACGGCTTCGCCGTGCACAAGGGTTACATCACCGACGAGCACAGCGCGGCGCTGACCCGCCACGGGCCCTGCGCCGAGCACCGCTTCTCGTACGTGAACGTCGCGGCGGTCTCCGGACGCGGCAATCGCCCGCCCCGGGCCCGCCGCCCGGCGAATCTGCCCGCCGACACTGCCGAGCCGCTGATGCTGTGGCCAGCGGTTGAGGGTACGGTCGGCGTGGCGTCGGGCGAGCAGCCTCGGCCGCCGGTGCCGGTGGGGGAAGATGAGGCCATGGAGGGCGAGAAGCGATGA
- a CDS encoding DUF2469 domain-containing protein yields the protein MSAEDLEKYETEMELQLYREYRDIVRQFSYVVETERRFYLANQVDLHVRNSDGEVYFEVEMHDAWVWDMYRPARFVKNVRVMTFKDVNVEELEKPDISLPDEAGFGGS from the coding sequence ATGAGCGCAGAGGATCTCGAGAAGTACGAGACCGAGATGGAGCTGCAGCTCTACCGGGAGTACCGCGACATCGTCCGACAGTTCTCGTACGTTGTGGAGACGGAGCGCCGGTTCTACCTGGCGAACCAGGTCGACCTGCACGTGCGCAACTCCGACGGCGAGGTGTACTTCGAGGTCGAGATGCACGACGCCTGGGTCTGGGACATGTACCGCCCGGCCCGCTTCGTCAAGAACGTCCGCGTGATGACCTTCAAGGACGTCAACGTGGAGGAGCTCGAGAAGCCGGACATCTCGTTGCCCGATGAGGCCGGCTTCGGCGGCAGCTGA
- the rimM gene encoding ribosome maturation factor RimM (Essential for efficient processing of 16S rRNA) encodes MLVVGQIGKPHGIRGEVLVTVRTDDPEARFAAGSAFTTEVPRDRRVSAGPAGAAAAGVPYRVPDKLTLEAARFHQGKVIAQFEGVLDRNTAEALRGVLLQVDSSSVTAPDDPDEFLDHQLVGLSVVSVDGSVLGTVGRIDHAPASDLIVLEKAGGGTALIPFVSQMVPTVDLAGARVIVDLPEGLLDL; translated from the coding sequence CTGCTGGTCGTCGGTCAGATCGGTAAACCCCACGGCATCCGTGGGGAAGTGCTGGTGACCGTGCGCACCGATGATCCAGAGGCGAGATTTGCCGCCGGGTCGGCGTTCACGACGGAAGTCCCCCGGGACCGCCGGGTGAGCGCCGGTCCGGCGGGTGCCGCTGCCGCCGGAGTTCCCTACCGCGTGCCGGACAAGCTCACTCTGGAAGCCGCGCGCTTCCACCAGGGCAAGGTCATCGCCCAGTTCGAGGGTGTTCTCGACCGCAACACCGCCGAGGCGCTGCGTGGTGTGCTGCTGCAGGTCGACAGCTCCTCGGTGACCGCTCCCGACGATCCCGACGAGTTCCTCGATCATCAGCTGGTCGGGCTCAGCGTGGTGTCGGTGGACGGTTCGGTGCTCGGCACGGTCGGCCGGATCGACCACGCGCCGGCGTCCGACCTCATCGTCCTCGAGAAGGCCGGGGGCGGGACAGCGCTCATCCCCTTCGTCAGCCAGATGGTGCCCACGGTCGACCTGGCCGGTGCCCGCGTGATCGTCGACCTGCCCGAGGGCCTGCTCGACCTGTAA